CGGAACCCCGCCGGCCACCGTCGCCGCAAGCACTCCCAGCGGAGCGCCCATCGGCAACTGACGGGCGGCCTGGCCGCGTTGGCGGCCTTCGCAGCCGTCGGTGGCGCGGTGGTGGCGTGGCTGCCGTCCGATACCGAACGCCCCTCCGAGGCGCCCTCGGCCGTCGGGAGCCCGGAGCCGCAGAGGACGACCGAGTCACCCAGACCGTCCCGGCCCCCGTCCGGCGCTCCTGCCCGCCCTTCCACGACGCCCCTCCCCGAGAGCGGACCGGGGACCTTCGTCACCGCGTCCGGCGGGAGCGGACGAGTCGGCAAGGGCACACCCCTGCGCTACCGGGTCGAGGTGGAGAACGGCATCACGATCACGCCCGACGACGTCGCCGCGCAGGTGGAGCGGACCCTGGCCGACCCTCGCGGCTGGACGGCGGACGGCCACTCGGCGTTCCAGCGGGTGTCGAGCGGCCCCACCGACTTCGTGGTCCGCCTCGCCACCCCGGCGACCGTCGACAAGATCTGCGCCGAGGGCGGCCTGGACACCGGCGGCGAGGTCAACTGCAGCGTGAACCACAACGTGATGGTCAACCTCAGACGCTGGGTGCTGGCGACCGAGTTCTACCCGAAGGACGTCGTCGGGTACCGCGCCCTGATCATCAACCACGAGGTGGGCCACTTCCTCGGCCACGGCCATGTCACGTGCCCGGGCAAGGGGCAGCCGGCCCCGGCGATGATGCAGCAGATCAAGGGCCTGCTCGGCTGCGTCCCCAACGTCTGGCCGTACGACAGCGACGGCCGTCTCGTCACGGGGCCCTCCGTCCCGTGACGCCCTGACTTCCCTGTTGGTCCTCCCAACCGGGTCCCCCCGACGAACTGGAGTTCAGATGGAGTTACGCGTACGCCGCAGACACGCGTCCCTGGCCGCGGGAGTGGCTTCCGTGACCCTGGTACTGGCCGGGCTGCCGGCCGGTGCGGGAGCCGTCGACGGCCGTGCCGAGAAGAGCGCCCGTACCGCCTCCGCGGTGCGGACGGTCACCCTGGTCACCGGGGACCGGGTCCGGGTGGACGGCACCGGACAGGTCTCGGGAGTGGAGCGGGCGCAGGGCCGCCAGCGCGTGCCGTTCTCGATCCGGGTCGTGGCCGGCCACACCCGGGTCGTCCCCGGTGACGCCGAACTGCTGCTGGCCAAGGGCACGTTGGACCCGCGGCTGTTCGACGTCACGCAGCTGATCAAGGACGGCTACGACGACGCGGGCCGTTCCGACCTGCCGGTGATCGTCACGTTCCGAGGCAAGAAGGCCCCCTCGACGAGTCCGTTCACCGAGGCCGGTGCGCGGATGGGCCGTCAACTGCCCGTCGTCAACGGCAGGGCGATGCGATCCGCGAAGAAGCGTGGCACCGGGTTCTGGAAAGCCCTGACCCACAACTCCGCAGCGGGCAGCGCGGAGTTCACCGCCGCGACGGGCGTGGAGAAGCTGTGGCTCGACGGCAGGCGCAAGGCCTCCCTCGACAAAAGCGTCCCGCAGATCGGCGCACCGACCGCCTGGGCCGCTGGATTCGACGGCACCGGCACCAAGGTCGCCGTACTGGACACCGGCATCGACACCGGCCATCCCGACCTGGCGGGCAAGGTGATCGCGGAGCAGGACTTCAGCGGCACCGGCACCACCGCCGACAAGTTCGGCCACGGCACCCACGTGGCGTCCACCGTGGCCGGCAGCGGCGCGAAGTCGGGCGGGAAGTACAAGGGGGTCGCACCGGGCGCCCAGCTCCTCAACGGCAAGGTCCTGGACGACAACGGCGGCGGCAGCGACTCCGGGATCATCGCCGGCATGGAGTGGGCGGTGGCCCAGGGCGCGGACGTCGTCAACCTGAGCCTGGGCGGCACCGACTCCCCCGGCATCGACCCGATGGAAGAGGCCGTCAACCGGCTCTCCGCCGAGTCGGACAGCCTCTTCGTCATCGCGGCCGGCAACGAGGGCGACGGCGAACGGACCGTCGGCTCACCCGGCAGCGCCGCGTCCGCGCTCACCGTCGGCGCGGTCGACAAGTCCGACGCGCTGGCCGACTTCTCCAGCCGCGGTCCGCGTGTCGGCGACAGCGGCGTCAAGCCGGACCTGACCGCGCCCGGTGTCGCCATCACGGCCGCGGCCGCCGCGGGCAGTTCCCTGGAGGAGTGGTACCCCTCCGACGTCCCCGGGTACCTCACGATCGACGGCACCTCCATGGCCACCCCGCATGTCGCGGGCGCCGCCGCGCTCCTCGCGCAGCAGCACCCCGACTGGAGCGGCGAGCGCCTGAAGGCGGTGCTCACCGGCTCGGCGAAGCCGGGAGCGTACAGCTCCTTCCAGCAGGGCACCGGACGGGTCGACGTGGTCCGGGCGCTGGACCAGGGCGTCGTCACCGAGCAGGGGCCCGTCGACTTCGGCGTCCAGCAGTGGCCCCACGACGACGACAAGGCGGTGACCAAGCAGCTGACCTACCGCAACCTCGGCACCGAGCCGGTCACCCTCGACCTGTCCGTCGACGCCTACGCGGTGGACGGAAAGCCCGCCCCCGAGGGCATGTTCGCCGTCTCCCCGCAGCACGTCACCGTTCCGGCGGGCGGCGAGGCGAGCGCCGAGGTCACCGCGGACACCCGCACCGGCACCGGCACCGTGGACGGCAGCTTCGGCGGCTCGGTGTCGGCCACCTCGGCCGACGGCAAAGTACAGGTGCGGTCCGCCGTCGGCGTGGAGCGCGAGGTCGAGTCGTACTCGCTGACACTCAGGCACACCGACGAGGACGGCAAGCCGACCGGCGACGCCCTCACCGCCGTCTCGGACCTCAACGGCGACTTCTACGCCGAGTACGCCGACGAGCAGGACGGCGAGCTGACGGTACGGCTGCCCAAGGCCGACTACCTCCTCACCGGGCTGATCCACCCGTCGTTGTCGTCCGCCGAACACGCGGTGCTGATCCAGCCCAGGCTGCGGCTGGACAAGGACACGACGGTCGACGTGGACGCGCGGCAGGCGAAGCCGGTGGACATCACCGTGCCCGACCCGGCCGCCGTGAACAACGATGCCGGGGTCGCGATCGGCTACGGGCGGGGCGAGGGACAGGACGACGCCTCCCTCCAGTTCCTGCTGCCCACCTTCGAGGGCTCCCGGTTCGGGCGGCTCGGCCCGGACGAGCCCGTGGACGGGCTGAAGTCGCTGTACTCCGGCGACTGGGCCGCCCCGGACAAGGAAGGCAACCCGGTCAACTACCACCTGGGCTGGTACCGCGAGGGCAACCTGGACGGTTTCACCGCGAAGGTCGCGCGCAAGCAACTGGCCAAGGTGAACCTCCAGGTGGGCGAGCCGGTCGAGGGCCGTCGCGTCCAGGCCGAGGTCACCGCACACATGCCCGACGGCCGGCTGGTGACCGGCTGGGGGGACATGCGCGGGGACCTGCCGTTCCGGAGCACCGAGTACATCCTCGACAACGGAGTGAAGTGGTCGCTGCGCACCTGGCAGGTCTCGGGTGAA
This is a stretch of genomic DNA from Streptomyces sp. NBC_00285. It encodes these proteins:
- a CDS encoding S8 family peptidase, with the translated sequence MELRVRRRHASLAAGVASVTLVLAGLPAGAGAVDGRAEKSARTASAVRTVTLVTGDRVRVDGTGQVSGVERAQGRQRVPFSIRVVAGHTRVVPGDAELLLAKGTLDPRLFDVTQLIKDGYDDAGRSDLPVIVTFRGKKAPSTSPFTEAGARMGRQLPVVNGRAMRSAKKRGTGFWKALTHNSAAGSAEFTAATGVEKLWLDGRRKASLDKSVPQIGAPTAWAAGFDGTGTKVAVLDTGIDTGHPDLAGKVIAEQDFSGTGTTADKFGHGTHVASTVAGSGAKSGGKYKGVAPGAQLLNGKVLDDNGGGSDSGIIAGMEWAVAQGADVVNLSLGGTDSPGIDPMEEAVNRLSAESDSLFVIAAGNEGDGERTVGSPGSAASALTVGAVDKSDALADFSSRGPRVGDSGVKPDLTAPGVAITAAAAAGSSLEEWYPSDVPGYLTIDGTSMATPHVAGAAALLAQQHPDWSGERLKAVLTGSAKPGAYSSFQQGTGRVDVVRALDQGVVTEQGPVDFGVQQWPHDDDKAVTKQLTYRNLGTEPVTLDLSVDAYAVDGKPAPEGMFAVSPQHVTVPAGGEASAEVTADTRTGTGTVDGSFGGSVSATSADGKVQVRSAVGVEREVESYSLTLRHTDEDGKPTGDALTAVSDLNGDFYAEYADEQDGELTVRLPKADYLLTGLIHPSLSSAEHAVLIQPRLRLDKDTTVDVDARQAKPVDITVPDPAAVNNDAGVAIGYGRGEGQDDASLQFLLPTFEGSRFGRLGPDEPVDGLKSLYSGDWAAPDKEGNPVNYHLGWYREGNLDGFTAKVARKQLAKVNLQVGEPVEGRRVQAEVTAHMPDGRLVTGWGDMRGDLPFRSTEYILDNGVKWSLRTWQVSGEVRDSVFEGFQMRMPRTWQAGRTYQERFAVGVFGPVMNRPEDLGVARGYPGAGRSGNTLRAYLPLFGDGSGHWGISNAASGTSRLEANGKEITDDYDTPVTDGLTEYTLPAQDTAYKLTVDSSRDPAVYGVSTRVHVEWTFRSATTPEGDFAALPLSTIRFSPDLTLAGTAKAGRRFEVPFTVEGAAAGHRPAKLAFQVSYDDGATWQRATSVGGTHLSVKHPAKAGSVSLRAELTDRDGNTLTQTIERAYLTTS
- a CDS encoding DUF3152 domain-containing protein is translated as MTAHKRNPAGHRRRKHSQRSAHRQLTGGLAALAAFAAVGGAVVAWLPSDTERPSEAPSAVGSPEPQRTTESPRPSRPPSGAPARPSTTPLPESGPGTFVTASGGSGRVGKGTPLRYRVEVENGITITPDDVAAQVERTLADPRGWTADGHSAFQRVSSGPTDFVVRLATPATVDKICAEGGLDTGGEVNCSVNHNVMVNLRRWVLATEFYPKDVVGYRALIINHEVGHFLGHGHVTCPGKGQPAPAMMQQIKGLLGCVPNVWPYDSDGRLVTGPSVP